One stretch of Vicinamibacterales bacterium DNA includes these proteins:
- a CDS encoding BlaI/MecI/CopY family transcriptional regulator, translating to MTKSSIPRPTDAELAILRVLWTRGPSTVRQVHEQLARDRTAGYTTSLKLLQIMTDKGLVERDERDRTHVYRARLAEEQTQRQLIRDLVDRAFGGSATKLVLQALNARRASPEELRDIRKAIDQAKARAGADKETGDERD from the coding sequence ATGACCAAATCCTCCATCCCGCGCCCGACCGACGCCGAACTCGCCATTCTTCGCGTGCTGTGGACACGCGGACCGAGCACCGTGCGCCAGGTGCACGAGCAGCTGGCGCGCGACCGAACGGCCGGCTACACCACGTCGCTCAAGCTGCTGCAGATCATGACCGACAAGGGGCTCGTCGAACGGGACGAGCGCGATCGCACGCACGTCTATCGGGCGCGCCTTGCCGAGGAACAGACGCAGCGGCAGCTGATTCGCGATCTCGTCGACCGCGCCTTCGGCGGCTCGGCGACGAAGCTGGTACTGCAGGCGCTGAACGCCAGGCGCGCGTCACCCGAAGAGCTGCGCGACATCCGCAAGGCGATCGACCAGGCGAAAGCCAGGGCGGGCGCAGACAAGGAGACCGGCGATGAGCGTGATTGA